A window of the Thermotoga sp. genome harbors these coding sequences:
- a CDS encoding FlhB-like flagellar biosynthesis protein — protein sequence MRTDDIKKAVALKYDPSSMNAPEVVAKGVGKVAERIIEMARKHGIPVEERPDLVDDLLRLELFSEIPEEMYMVIAEIYAFLKRYDK from the coding sequence ATGCGTACGGATGATATAAAGAAGGCCGTTGCGTTGAAGTACGATCCTTCCTCAATGAACGCTCCAGAAGTTGTTGCAAAGGGTGTTGGAAAAGTGGCAGAGAGAATCATAGAAATGGCAAGGAAGCATGGAATTCCTGTAGAGGAAAGGCCAGATCTGGTGGATGATCTCCTGAGATTGGAGCTCTTTTCAGAGATACCAGAGGAGATGTACATGGTCATAGCAGAGATATACGCTTTCCTGAAAAGGTACGACAAATAA
- a CDS encoding flagellar hook-length control protein FliK, whose product MDVWRVIGRYNNVLVLSKKNSVLVLEINGKIPKVGESVRVWYNRILTGKELKAKLLAHFDEELAFKIFKTPGLLGFLYEISSGFEKKYIHFLKMFVKHVVPKRFLEITEEKKRILKEFLPKALETRGIAFSRKFSLREFFRFVDENFSRKTTPEVDDKTLKRAISMRKAIFSSEDHDVYQLDLPSKKGIVRGRYILIPFKGKTILIMFKKEDLPFVSFCVKKDLDLSFLKSFLKGNVTVEKRKSSWSLVWRGREVIEFDLPDKEIIPKPERISDQSVMDAVFLINDLLDESVRFLSLPSFGVSEIWWEKSSSRAILVVNTSHFGKVVADVFLEEKNLSVRFYAERNLEELSLHAVELKKDLESIGLFAQLFFSRKDPMIWEGFNAYG is encoded by the coding sequence ATGGATGTCTGGAGAGTCATAGGGAGATACAACAACGTACTTGTCCTGTCGAAAAAGAACAGTGTACTTGTTTTGGAGATAAACGGGAAGATACCAAAAGTTGGAGAAAGTGTTCGAGTGTGGTACAACAGGATACTGACAGGGAAGGAACTCAAAGCGAAGCTTCTTGCACACTTTGACGAAGAGTTGGCTTTCAAAATCTTCAAAACCCCGGGTCTTCTTGGATTTCTTTATGAGATATCATCCGGTTTCGAGAAGAAATACATTCATTTTCTGAAGATGTTTGTGAAGCATGTTGTTCCCAAACGTTTCCTGGAGATAACCGAAGAAAAGAAAAGAATTCTAAAAGAATTTCTTCCAAAGGCACTTGAAACAAGAGGTATAGCGTTTTCCAGGAAGTTTTCACTTCGGGAGTTTTTCAGGTTCGTTGATGAGAACTTCTCCAGAAAGACAACCCCTGAGGTTGACGATAAAACACTGAAAAGAGCTATTTCCATGCGAAAGGCTATCTTCAGCAGCGAAGATCACGATGTATATCAGCTCGATCTTCCTTCGAAGAAAGGTATCGTGAGAGGACGTTACATACTGATTCCTTTCAAAGGAAAAACAATCCTGATCATGTTCAAAAAAGAGGATCTCCCTTTCGTTTCCTTCTGCGTGAAAAAAGATTTGGATCTCTCCTTCCTCAAGTCTTTTTTGAAAGGGAATGTCACCGTTGAAAAGAGAAAGTCTTCTTGGAGTTTGGTTTGGCGGGGAAGAGAAGTTATAGAGTTCGATCTTCCAGACAAAGAAATCATTCCAAAGCCGGAGCGAATATCAGACCAGAGTGTGATGGATGCCGTTTTTCTGATTAATGACCTTCTGGACGAAAGCGTCAGATTCCTGTCCCTGCCTTCGTTCGGTGTATCTGAGATATGGTGGGAGAAAAGTTCAAGCAGAGCCATCCTCGTGGTGAACACATCTCACTTTGGAAAAGTGGTTGCGGATGTCTTCCTGGAAGAGAAGAACCTTTCCGTCAGATTTTATGCGGAAAGAAATCTTGAAGAACTATCTTTACATGCCGTGGAACTCAAAAAAGATCTCGAATCGATCGGCCTGTTTGCTCAACTTTTCTTTTCCAGGAAAGATCCCATGATCTGGGAGGGATTCAATGCGTACGGATGA
- a CDS encoding YdcF family protein, with the protein MLFQKTAGAFFVTPGAFILVLLLASIFFKKSRWFLVVLAVLLYIVSSYPGEFLFLRPLEENLTVPIEFPQNGMIIILGGGVERNTRLGDTLSDATLRRVLAGLQVHRKTGLPILVTGGSLSNLKSEALIMKEYLVSLGVSEKDILVEIRSKNTYENASFTREMIGNVPVILVTDSIHMKRALHTFKRFFSEVVPYPAGCYFGTPEFVDFLPNTTSFYLNSRAIYEWIGFIWYNLRRR; encoded by the coding sequence GTGCTCTTTCAAAAAACGGCCGGAGCCTTTTTTGTCACACCAGGTGCTTTCATTCTGGTCCTTCTTCTTGCGAGCATCTTTTTCAAAAAGAGTCGCTGGTTTCTTGTGGTTCTAGCAGTGCTCCTCTACATTGTGAGCAGTTACCCTGGAGAGTTTCTCTTTCTTCGCCCACTCGAAGAAAATTTAACCGTGCCGATCGAATTTCCTCAAAATGGCATGATCATCATCCTCGGTGGCGGGGTGGAGAGAAACACGAGATTGGGAGACACTCTGAGCGATGCCACTTTGAGAAGAGTTCTTGCAGGACTTCAGGTTCACAGAAAAACCGGTCTTCCCATCCTCGTCACGGGTGGAAGCCTCTCCAACTTGAAGTCCGAGGCGCTAATCATGAAAGAGTATCTGGTATCTCTCGGTGTATCTGAGAAAGACATTCTCGTCGAGATTAGATCGAAAAACACTTATGAGAATGCTTCTTTCACAAGAGAGATGATTGGGAATGTTCCGGTCATTCTTGTGACGGATTCGATACATATGAAAAGGGCACTTCATACCTTCAAAAGGTTCTTCAGTGAAGTTGTACCATACCCTGCTGGCTGTTATTTCGGAACCCCTGAATTTGTAGATTTCTTACCAAACACAACTTCTTTTTATCTGAACTCCCGAGCCATCTACGAGTGGATCGGCTTCATCTGGTACAATCTGAGAAGGAGGTGA
- a CDS encoding DUF996 domain-containing protein yields MDLSTAKMLAGIGMILKLLGVFPTVGWIFSLVGLILFLIGIYNISQMTNEKRIFNYLLIPAVLLLIVSVIFSVVLFGALLTRGLFAGGVAVAGFVTIVVLGIVALVYKMKAYRMLAEVLKVPIFNTAASFYKWGAILLVVFGIGFVLMFVGDILAIVGFFSKPSEEISS; encoded by the coding sequence ATGGACCTTTCAACGGCAAAAATGCTGGCAGGAATTGGTATGATTCTCAAATTGCTCGGTGTTTTTCCTACAGTGGGATGGATCTTTTCACTCGTGGGGCTTATCCTGTTCCTCATCGGTATCTACAACATTTCCCAGATGACGAATGAGAAGAGGATATTCAACTACCTTTTGATCCCCGCTGTTTTGCTTTTGATCGTTTCCGTAATCTTTTCCGTAGTGCTCTTCGGCGCGCTCCTCACAAGAGGGTTATTCGCTGGTGGTGTAGCAGTCGCGGGGTTTGTGACCATTGTCGTTCTTGGAATCGTCGCCCTCGTTTACAAAATGAAGGCTTACAGGATGCTTGCCGAGGTTCTGAAGGTGCCCATCTTCAACACCGCTGCTTCTTTCTACAAATGGGGTGCGATACTCCTGGTCGTCTTTGGTATTGGGTTTGTTCTCATGTTCGTGGGGGACATACTGGCGATCGTGGGTTTTTTCTCGAAACCGTCAGAAGAGATATCATCTTGA